The following coding sequences lie in one Capsicum annuum cultivar UCD-10X-F1 chromosome 5, UCD10Xv1.1, whole genome shotgun sequence genomic window:
- the LOC107871908 gene encoding uncharacterized protein LOC107871908, with translation MGSWNIRTLQGKLIELVKILRNRRINTACVQETKWVGSKARDVDGYKLWYTGSERYKNGVGILVDKELRWQVGLDEEEKKRFWVVLDEVVGFGFEGRNDERAALLDFTRAFGLVVVNSYFAKKKKHPVTFRSRLTKTKIEFLLLKKGDRSLCKDCVVIPTENLMTQHALLAMDLVIKSGIKSRGGEGSSRVRYGGLTSVSALEIGGDGVMGV, from the exons ATGGGATCGTGGAACATAAGGACCCTACAGGGTAAGTTAATTGAGCTGGTAAAGATTCTTAGGAATAGAAGGATTAACACTGCCTGTGTCCAGGAGACCAAATGGGTAGgctctaaggctagggatgtggatgggtacaagttgtggtacacAGGTAGTGAGAGGTATAAGAATggagtaggtatcttagtagataaagagcttaggtggcAG GTGGGCTTGGACGAAGAGGAGAAAAAGAGATTTTGGgtggttttggatgaggtggt AGGCTTTGGTTTTGAGGGTAGGAATGATGAGAGAGCTGCTCTTTTGGATTTTACaagggcctttgggttggtggttGTGAATTCCTACtttgcaaagaagaagaagcaTCCGGTTACTTTTCGTAGTAGGTTGACCAAGACCAAGATTGAATTTTTGCTGCTTAAGAAGGGGGATAGATCTCTGTGTAAGGACTGTGTGGTCATCCCAACTGAGAACCTTATGACCCAACATGCACTTTTAgcgatggacttggttattaagAGTGGCATCAAGAGTAGGGGTGGGGAGGGCAGCAGTAGAGTTAGGTATGGTGGCTTGACTTCAGTTAGTGCTTTGGAGATTGGAGGGGATGGGGTCATGGGAGTGTAG